A window from Polynucleobacter sp. MWH-UH25E encodes these proteins:
- the ilvA gene encoding threonine ammonia-lyase, biosynthetic: MATNYLKKILSARVYDVARETELQVAPELSKRLSNQVLLKREDNQPVFSFKLRGAYNKMAHLSPEALKRGVIAASAGNHAQGVALAASKMKCKAVIVMPVTTPSVKIDAVKARGGSWVEIILHGESYSDAFKHSELVAKKRGLTFVHPFDDPDVIAGQGTIAQEIFSQYTDPIDAVFVAIGGGGLIAGIGEYVKAVSPKTKVIGVQASDSDAMNQSLKANKRIEMKDVGLFSDGTAVKLVGKETFRICKKVVDEIVTVDTDEICAAINDVFTDTRSILEPAGALAIAGMKKYVEKKRVKKKTLVAVACGANMNFSRLRFVAERADVGEFREAVFAVTIPEERGSFKRFCELLGKRNVTEFNYRIGDQKEAHIFVGISTQKAGDSDAIAKHFRKAKFATIDLTHDELAKSHLRHMVGGHSALAKDELLYRFEFPERPGALMKFLTSMAPNWNISLFHYRNHGADYGRILVGIQVPKNEQKKFQKFLATLGYPHWDESNNPAYRLFLK, from the coding sequence ATGGCAACAAATTATTTAAAGAAAATTTTATCGGCTCGCGTCTATGACGTAGCAAGAGAAACTGAGCTTCAGGTCGCTCCAGAATTAAGCAAACGTTTGAGCAACCAAGTTTTGCTAAAAAGAGAGGATAACCAGCCGGTTTTCTCATTTAAGCTTCGGGGCGCCTATAACAAAATGGCACATTTGTCGCCAGAGGCCCTAAAACGCGGGGTTATTGCTGCGTCAGCAGGCAATCACGCTCAAGGGGTGGCTTTGGCAGCCTCAAAAATGAAATGCAAGGCTGTCATCGTGATGCCGGTTACTACGCCAAGCGTCAAAATCGATGCCGTCAAAGCTAGGGGTGGATCTTGGGTAGAAATCATCCTGCATGGCGAATCCTATAGTGATGCCTTTAAACACTCTGAATTGGTAGCGAAAAAACGTGGGCTAACCTTTGTTCATCCTTTTGATGATCCAGATGTTATTGCTGGTCAAGGCACTATCGCTCAAGAAATTTTTTCTCAATACACAGATCCTATTGATGCTGTATTTGTCGCGATCGGTGGCGGTGGATTAATTGCTGGCATTGGCGAATACGTCAAAGCCGTTAGCCCAAAAACAAAAGTAATCGGCGTTCAAGCATCCGACTCAGATGCAATGAATCAATCGCTCAAAGCTAATAAACGCATTGAGATGAAAGATGTTGGATTGTTTTCAGATGGCACAGCAGTCAAATTGGTTGGTAAAGAAACTTTCCGTATTTGCAAAAAAGTAGTCGATGAAATCGTCACTGTTGATACAGATGAAATCTGCGCAGCGATCAATGACGTCTTTACCGATACCCGCAGCATCCTTGAGCCTGCAGGCGCCTTAGCGATTGCCGGCATGAAAAAGTATGTCGAGAAAAAACGGGTTAAGAAAAAAACGCTAGTAGCGGTAGCCTGTGGCGCTAATATGAACTTCAGTCGCCTCCGCTTTGTTGCAGAGCGCGCCGATGTGGGCGAATTCCGTGAAGCAGTATTTGCAGTCACCATTCCTGAAGAGCGTGGCTCATTTAAACGCTTCTGCGAACTACTTGGTAAGCGCAATGTGACTGAGTTTAACTATCGTATTGGCGATCAAAAAGAAGCGCATATTTTTGTAGGCATCAGCACTCAAAAAGCAGGCGACAGCGATGCAATCGCAAAGCATTTCCGTAAAGCGAAATTCGCGACCATTGATCTCACTCATGACGAATTGGCAAAGTCTCATTTACGCCATATGGTGGGTGGTCATTCAGCACTTGCTAAAGATGAGTTGCTTTATCGCTTTGAATTCCCTGAGCGCCCAGGCGCACTCATGAAATTCTTAACTAGCATGGCGCCAAACTGGAACATTAGCCTGTTCCACTACCGCAATCACGGCGCAGACTATGGGCGCATATTAGTGGGCATTCAAGTGCCAAAAAATGAGCAGAAGAAATTCCAGAAATTCTTAGCAACTCTAGGCTATCCACACTGGGATGAAAGCAATAATCCTGCTT